A region of Rhodoferax potami DNA encodes the following proteins:
- a CDS encoding RNA polymerase sigma factor translates to MPTALKHKQRDGTPYRRPPNIESWIEKLEAIDVASRLSQFARASRKHSEYVPTEVVLHFLRRAWIDGEQGQFEKIFGILLPRVEQSLRSTIWNSRIGSATDIRDEIVSRFVVLITKDCTSQSNRLDFFEIHFDQAMVALRTSVLRKFKSIAGDITTVPLGSLESDGPEVSSEVEAALEAFLSGDPQKIDDPAFRSVLFAAIDLLPQDQKQVIGLLLQGIPIDAKEKDVMTIARILQCDERTVRNRRDRACKALKAVLEKEAEL, encoded by the coding sequence ATGCCGACAGCACTCAAACACAAGCAGAGGGACGGAACGCCCTATCGGCGACCACCCAATATTGAGTCATGGATTGAAAAGCTTGAGGCAATTGATGTGGCATCACGACTTTCGCAGTTCGCCCGCGCTTCAAGGAAGCATTCGGAGTATGTACCGACGGAGGTCGTGCTTCATTTTCTGCGACGAGCCTGGATCGACGGCGAACAGGGACAGTTCGAGAAGATTTTTGGGATCCTCCTGCCGCGTGTTGAGCAGTCACTCCGCTCAACGATCTGGAACTCTCGCATCGGCAGCGCGACCGATATCCGTGACGAGATTGTTAGCCGCTTTGTCGTGCTGATCACCAAAGATTGCACTTCGCAATCGAACCGTCTGGATTTCTTCGAAATCCACTTTGACCAAGCAATGGTGGCGCTTCGAACGTCCGTATTGCGCAAGTTCAAGTCGATAGCTGGTGACATTACGACTGTCCCTTTGGGTTCTCTGGAGTCTGATGGCCCGGAAGTTTCATCCGAAGTCGAAGCTGCCTTGGAGGCATTCTTGAGCGGTGACCCGCAAAAAATTGACGATCCCGCTTTCCGGTCAGTGCTGTTCGCTGCGATTGACCTTCTACCCCAGGATCAAAAGCAGGTCATCGGCCTCCTCCTGCAGGGAATTCCGATAGATGCGAAGGAAAAAGATGTCATGACAATTGCACGCATTCTGCAGTGCGACGAAAGGACGGTTCGCAACCGTCGTGATCGTGCCTGTAAAGCTCTTAAGGCCGTTCTTGAAAAGGAGGCCGAACTATGA